Genomic window (Sulfurovum sp. NBC37-1):
ATCCAAAGAAAACGTGGTTTTAGCCTACCGCAGCAAAAAACCAAAACTGGTGATCATTATCGATGATGTTTCCAATGCAGGACAGCTGAAGCGTATCAAAGCGCTTAATATGCCCATCACGCCTTCTATTTTCCCTCCATCTCATCTTTCGATGAAAAGCCATACCCTTGCAAAAAGCCTGAAACACTATATGATACATTTACCGATGGAGTCTGGAAGCCGTCAGTTCAACAAACAGTACAAAACACTCAAAACTTCTTTTACCAAATCTCAAATGGAAGCAAGGATCAGAGAGATACGTCAGCTCTTTCCCACAGCACGCTACATCAACAACCATACTGGTTCTGTATTCACGGACGATTACAAAGCGATGCATACGCTTTACGGTATTATGAAAAAAGAGGGCTTCATCTTCATTGACAGTCGTACTATCGGTACGACAAAAGTAAGAAAGATCGCCTATAAATACGGAGATGCCTATGTGGCGAGAGATATCTTCATCGACAATACACAGAGTATACCCTATATACACAATCAGTTGAAGAAAGCGGTCAAGATCGCCAAAAAGAAAGGTTATGCCATTGCCATAGGCCATCCCCATAAAGTGACGATGCAGGCACTGGCTACTGTCGGAGATATTTTCAAAGATGTGGAACTGGTCTATATTGACCAGATCTTTCAAAAACAATAATTATCTCGGATTATCTGACAATTTGACATATTTTTGCATTCTTTTTCCTTGAGTTGTTATGATTGGAAAAAAGGAAATGTATGAGTGCTTCAGTCCCTTTCCCCATCCCAGAACTCGAGAGTATGAAGAAGTATCCCCCGGAACTTTTTTACAAGGGTGACCTCTCTTTGCTCAAGCGTCCGAAAGTCTCCATTGTCGGGACCAGAATGCCCAGTAACTACACCAGAGAATATACCTATATGCTTGCGAAGGCTTTGACAAAAAGGGGCGTATGTATCGTCAGTGGTGCTGCGATGGGTGTGGATGGCATTGCCCATGAGGGTGCAGGGTTTGAAAATACTATTGCCGTTGTCGGGAACGGTCTGGATATACGTTACCCTGTGGTACATGCAAAAATGATAGAGGCCATAGAGTCAAATGGTCTGATGCTAAGCCAGTTCAATGACGGTTTCAGGGCTACAGGATGGAGTTTTGTGGTGCGTAACGAACTTGTCGTGGCACTGGGTGATGTTCTAGTTGTCACGGAAGCTGACTTGAAAAGTGGTTCCATGCGTTCAGTAGAATTTGCTTTGAAAATGGGAAAAGAGATATTTGTCCTTCCCCACAGACTGGGCGAAAGCATGGGAACAAATGCATTGCTTCAGGAGGAAAAGGCAACGGCGATCATGGACATAGAGGCATTTGCTTCACGTTTCGGAAGGGCGGTGGAAAGCGAAGTAGAAAAAGACGAGTTCTTTTATTTTTGCCAGAGTATGCCAACCTTCGACCAGACCGTGGAAAAGTTCGGTGAGCGTGTCTATGAAGCGGAACTGGATGGCATTATCAGTATAGAAAACGGGGTGGTGAGATTAAGTTAGGGATTTTCGGAAGTGAAGCATAGATGCTCCACCCCAACGTTTTTGTGGGACTGAAGTCTCCGCTTCCGTATGTTTTATTTAATAGCGTCCAGTTGTTTGATGAGCTCTTCGAGAGAAGCTTCAGGAAGCATTCCTGCCTGTACGAACTGCACATTACCTTTTCTGTCCAATGCAACCATGAAAGGAATACTACCTCTCCACTGCGCTCTTTGCCCGATATAGTTGGTGAAGTTACCTGCTTTTTCATCTGAAACGACAATATAGTTCATCCTTTTTTCTTTGGCGAACTGTTTAAGCTGTGCATTGTTCAATCCCTGTACTTCAACAGAGATAATGGCCAGTTTGTTTTTGTACTTTTTCTGCAGGTCGATCAGGTGCGGGATCGAAGCAAGACAGGGAGGACATCTGTGCCCGAAGAATTCTATAAAGACGATCTTCCCTTCGAGACCCTTGATATTCAAGCCTTGCTCAGTACCTGTGATCTGGTGTGTTACACCATTAATGTCGGTAATCTTCATTAGCGGTTGGCTACTCGCCTGCGAAAACGTAGAGAATGACAACAGTATCAGTAGTGACAATAGTATTTTTTTCATGAAAAGCCTTTTTTGATTAATTTATTTAATTATACACATTATACACTAATGAAGATGTAGAAATCGTGTAATGAAAAGAAATTTTTTGAATGAATAAAGAGCATCTAGAAGTTTTAAAAGGAGGAGGAAAAAAATCTATGAAAAAGGGAGACACAAATTCACGTCAAGGGAGAATGAAATGTGGTTCCTTCTGATGCTCTTATGGAGGAATTATAAAACAAGTAGTTTAACCGAACACTAATAAGAGAATAGTAGAATATGAAAACCAAGAATTAGAAATTTAAGGATAATAATGAAAAAAATATTTTTAATGGTCGCAGTTATGGCTGTAACATCACTTTGGGCCGGGGTTTCCCTCGATCAGAAGATAGGACAGATGCTTATGGTTGGCTTTCACGGAACTTCTGCACCCAAGAACAGCCGGATCTGTCAGGATATCCGAAAATATCACATCGGTGCGGTCATACTGTTTGACTACAATCCTGTCGACAAAAGTAAACCCAAAAATATTGCAAGCAGAAAACAGTTGAAAAAACTGACGGCACAACTGCAGAAATGTTCCTATGACGGAAAGCTCCTGATCGCCGTGGACCAGGAAGGGGGAAAGGTACAGCGTCTCAAAAGAAAGTACGGATTTTATGGGAATTTTCCTAAAGCTTCCGATGTTACCAGGATGGACAAGAAACAGATAAAAAAAACATATAGAAAAATGGCTAAAGAACTTAAATCTGTGGGGATCAACTATGATCTCGCCCCGGTGGTCGACCTGGATATTAACCCGAAGAACCATGTGATCCACGGGCTCGGACGTTCTTTCGGGAAAGACCCAAAAACAGTTGCGGCTTATGCAAGTACCTTCATCGATGCAATGCACCATTACGGTGTATTGACCTCACTGAAACATTTCCCCGGACACGGCTCTTCTGTAGGCGATACGCACAAAGGGTTCGTGGATGTCACGAATCTTTGGAAGCGTGTGGAGCTCGAACCCTACAGGCTTTTGAACAGAAAAGCCGACACAGTCATGGTCGCGCATGTCTTCAACAAAAAACTCGACGCCAGATATCCGGCAAGCTTTTCGAACAGAACGGTGAATGGAATACTGCGCAAACAACTCGGTTTTAACGGTGTGGTGATTACGGATGATCTGCAGATGGGAGCCATCAGCAAAAAATACGGTTTGAAAAATACGCTTAAACTGGCGATCAACGCAGGAGACGACATACTGCTTTTTGGTAATCAGCTCGATCCGCGAAAAACGGTCAGTACCAAAAAGCTTGTTGAAACGATCAAGTCGCTACTGAAGCGCGGCGAGGTGAATCCAAAGAGTATCGACTATGCCTATATACGCATCCAGAATTTGAAGCGAAAACTGTAACCTTATTTATGAAGCATTTCTAAAAATCAAAGCGACAGATGGCGTTCCAGAATGATCTTGGCGGCAATGGAGTCAATCTTGCCGTCTTTCTTGTGCCGGAACTGTCCCTGTGTCATCTCTTTGGCTTCAAAGCTGCTGCCCTGTTCATCCTGGTAGACCACGGGAATGTCCAGCTCAAGAAGAGAGACAAAGTGTTGGATGCGCCGTTCCATCTCTTCCGAGCTGGACCCGCCTTTGGGAAGACCGACAACCAGTTTCTCTATTTCCCATTCCTCCAGAAAAGAAACAACGTCATGTGCCGCCTGATTGCGGTTCTTGCGCAATATAGCATTTTGGGGCATCACGATCCTGCCGTCAAGACAGATCGCTGTACCGATACGTTTGAGTCCTACGTCTATAGCTGCTAATTTCATCTACAGGATCTCCGCGATGAATGCGCCGGGTTCTATCTCTTTTTTGACCTTTGGCAATATGCTAAGCGCTGTTGCCTTATATTTGTACGGTCCTATGAGCAGTTTGGATATCTGCTTTCCGTTGCGTGGGAACTGGATGAGTTTATAGGTGTATCCCAATCTTGTGATTTTATAAAGCAGGGCACTTTTGGGTTTGCCGCTGAAAGATCCTACCTGTACATAGAAAGATCCTGTTTGGTTGCTGTTGTTGATGACCGGCCGTCTGGGTGTTGGTTTCTGTGCGATCCTGGTATCGGTTCTCTGTTTGAGCTCTTTAAAGGCTTTGGCTTTCCATGGCGTAGTTTGTCCTGAAGCCTGAGCCAGAGTTGTATGCTTTTCTGCAGGCAGGTAACGTCTGCAGATGCGTAAACGCTTTTTGTAGTAGGGTGAAGTACGCAGATTGGAGTAGACCACTTCATTTTTAGTTGTACTGGCATGTGTGAACCATCCGTCACCAAGATACATCCCGACGTGCGTGATCTTTCCGTTGCGTCTTTTGGTCGTATCGAAGAAGATCAGGTCACCGTATTTGAGTTCGGAGGGTTTGATGTACTTACCGACTTTTGCCTGTTCTCTGGCGGTTCTTGGCAGGTCGATCCCCATACTGCCGTACATATAATAGGTGTAGCCTGAACAGTCGAATTGGTTCGGGCCTTCCTCCGCCCAGACATAGGGGCTTCCTTTGAGTTCTTTAACCATTTTTTCAAGGCTTTTTTTACGGGCAGGGTATTTTACTTTGGGCTTTTCGATCTCGTAGTGCGGATGTTTGGGATGGGGTGAGGGTTTGCAGGCTGTCAGCAACAACAGTGAAATCAGGGAGAATAATACAATGAGTGTTCTTCGGGATATCAGCATTCCATCTGCCTTTGCTAAATTTTTACTAAAATGCATTATAGAGTAAAGGCTTTAAAACAGCCTTTATCTTCTTGACGGTACTGCCTTTTTGGGGATCGTCATTCCCGGCTGCCATGGAGTGGTATCGTAGGTACTCGAGATCTCCATTTTTTTCAACGGTGCGCTGCAGTTCATATAAAAGGCTCTTTCATCTTTGCTCATATATCGCTTGCAGATTTTGACACGCTTCCTGTACCGCGGTTCTTTCTCAAAGCTGCTGATCACTACTTTTCGGTGCTTGCTGCTGGCTTGTGCGAACCATCCGCCACCCAGGTACATACCCACATGGTTGATGCGTTTGCTCCGTTTGTTTGTTGAGCCGAAGAAGATGAGGTCGCCGTATGTAAGATCTTTGAATGCGACGGTCTTTCCCACTTTTGCCTGTTCACAGGCGGTTCTTGGCAACTGTACCCCCATTGATCCGTAAATATTGTAGGTCAGACCGGAGCAGTCGAAGGCGTAAGGCCCTTCCTCTGCCCAGATATAGGGTTTTCCCAGATACTGGTTAAGAAGTTTCTGAATGTTCTCCCTGTTGGGTTGACATACTTTTTCAGGTTTGATAATGTCATAGTTTGGATAGCTGTAGGGTTTGGGGGAACATCCGCTGAAGAGAAATGCCAAAATGATCAGAAAAGAAAAATAATATAGGTAAGCTGCTGTTTTCATTGAAACTCCTTTAGAGTATGAGCATCGCATCCCCGTACGAGAAAAAACGATAGTTCTTTTCGATAGCCTCTTTATATAATTGTAACGTTTTTTCTCTTCCGATGAAAGCACTTACGAGCATAATAAGCGTACTTTTGGGCAGATGGAAATTGGTGAGTAGATGGGTGACTCTTTGAGGCGGATTGTGCGGGTTGAGAAAAAGGTCGCACTCTCCCTCTGTTTTCCCGGTCCGGACATAATACTCTATGGTCCTTGTCACAGTGGTGCCGATGGCGAGGATCTCTGTGTCACTGTCAAGTACTTTTGCCGCTTCTGGTGGAATATCGAAGTACTCTGAGTGCATCGGATGGTCCAGTATCTTCTCTGCTTCAACGGGTTTGAAAGTGCCCGCACCTACATGCAGTGTGACCTTGTGCGTTTTGTGCCTCTGCTGCAGTGTTTCAAAGAGTTCAGGGGTAAAATGCAGGGAGGCGGTAGGCGCGGCGACCGCTCCGGCATTTTTGGCAAAGAGGGTCTGATAGTCTTTTTCATCTTCGGCTTTGTCCTCTCGCTGCATATAGGGAGGCAGGGGAATATGACCGATCTCATCGAGTATTTGTACCAGTTCTTCGAAGCGTATCTCTTTGCCGTGGCGGGTGAAAGTGACGATACGTGAGCCATCTTTGTTGAGGGTTGTGACCGTTGCCATCAGGCTGTCGTCGAAAAGCAGTTGGGTCCCTGTTTTAACCTTGCCGCGTATCAAAACCAGATAGTGGTGGGCATCCAGAGGCTTGTTAAAGAGCAGTTCGACTTTGCCTCCCCCCTGACCATCTGTAGAGAGCTTGTGTCCGAAGATGCGTGCTTTGATGACACGTGTATCATTGAGAAAGATATCGCATGTTTGGGGAAGAAAATCGAGCAGGTGCCTGAAAGTAGTGTGGGTGACCGTGTCGTTCCTCCTGTCATATACCAGTAGTTTGGCTTCGTCTCTGGGGTGCACGGGTTCTGTAGCTATGAACCCCTCCGGGAGTTCATAATCGTAGTTTTTTGTCAGCAGTTCTGCCGAGAGTTCATTGGGGGACATTTACGGTTTGTCTAACTCATCGGGAAGCAACTTTTCGGATGCTGTCTCTTTGCTTTCTGTTTCTTCTTCATCCTCTCCGTCGTCTTCGCTTTTCTCCGGATTGACCATACGAACGATGAGAATGGAGATACCGTAAAGGATGACAAGCGGTGCGGCCATTAACAGCTGTGTCAGGATATCCGGAGGTGTCAGGAGCGCGGCAAGCACAAAGATGATGACGATGGCATACTTGAAGAAATCGATCAGTGTACGATCCGTTACCAGCCCAAGCAGGGCAAGGAAATAGGCGAATACCGGCAGTTCGAACGCTACACCGAAGCCCAGCATGATCTTGGTAAAGAAGCCTACATAATCCTCGATGTTGATGAATGGGGTATAGAGGAAAGACCCGAAGGTGATAAGGAACTGAAAACCGAACGGTG
Coding sequences:
- a CDS encoding glycoside hydrolase family 3 protein, with amino-acid sequence MKKIFLMVAVMAVTSLWAGVSLDQKIGQMLMVGFHGTSAPKNSRICQDIRKYHIGAVILFDYNPVDKSKPKNIASRKQLKKLTAQLQKCSYDGKLLIAVDQEGGKVQRLKRKYGFYGNFPKASDVTRMDKKQIKKTYRKMAKELKSVGINYDLAPVVDLDINPKNHVIHGLGRSFGKDPKTVAAYASTFIDAMHHYGVLTSLKHFPGHGSSVGDTHKGFVDVTNLWKRVELEPYRLLNRKADTVMVAHVFNKKLDARYPASFSNRTVNGILRKQLGFNGVVITDDLQMGAISKKYGLKNTLKLAINAGDDILLFGNQLDPRKTVSTKKLVETIKSLLKRGEVNPKSIDYAYIRIQNLKRKL
- a CDS encoding divergent polysaccharide deacetylase family protein, whose product is MAPRPGKNSKTSVAKKRTTPKKTTPKKQTTKKRTVRKKKKRSNSKRSVVFIFILLAMVSLVAFGYYLGQQGKASSAVKNTKTVPHKKVDHHKTASKVFSKVETTKPKKVKAVVPVKKEQRSKVPVSKENVVLAYRSKKPKLVIIIDDVSNAGQLKRIKALNMPITPSIFPPSHLSMKSHTLAKSLKHYMIHLPMESGSRQFNKQYKTLKTSFTKSQMEARIREIRQLFPTARYINNHTGSVFTDDYKAMHTLYGIMKKEGFIFIDSRTIGTTKVRKIAYKYGDAYVARDIFIDNTQSIPYIHNQLKKAVKIAKKKGYAIAIGHPHKVTMQALATVGDIFKDVELVYIDQIFQKQ
- a CDS encoding TlpA family protein disulfide reductase: MKKILLSLLILLSFSTFSQASSQPLMKITDINGVTHQITGTEQGLNIKGLEGKIVFIEFFGHRCPPCLASIPHLIDLQKKYKNKLAIISVEVQGLNNAQLKQFAKEKRMNYIVVSDEKAGNFTNYIGQRAQWRGSIPFMVALDRKGNVQFVQAGMLPEASLEELIKQLDAIK
- a CDS encoding C40 family peptidase, which produces MKTAAYLYYFSFLIILAFLFSGCSPKPYSYPNYDIIKPEKVCQPNRENIQKLLNQYLGKPYIWAEEGPYAFDCSGLTYNIYGSMGVQLPRTACEQAKVGKTVAFKDLTYGDLIFFGSTNKRSKRINHVGMYLGGGWFAQASSKHRKVVISSFEKEPRYRKRVKICKRYMSKDERAFYMNCSAPLKKMEISSTYDTTPWQPGMTIPKKAVPSRR
- the queA gene encoding tRNA preQ1(34) S-adenosylmethionine ribosyltransferase-isomerase QueA, which translates into the protein MSPNELSAELLTKNYDYELPEGFIATEPVHPRDEAKLLVYDRRNDTVTHTTFRHLLDFLPQTCDIFLNDTRVIKARIFGHKLSTDGQGGGKVELLFNKPLDAHHYLVLIRGKVKTGTQLLFDDSLMATVTTLNKDGSRIVTFTRHGKEIRFEELVQILDEIGHIPLPPYMQREDKAEDEKDYQTLFAKNAGAVAAPTASLHFTPELFETLQQRHKTHKVTLHVGAGTFKPVEAEKILDHPMHSEYFDIPPEAAKVLDSDTEILAIGTTVTRTIEYYVRTGKTEGECDLFLNPHNPPQRVTHLLTNFHLPKSTLIMLVSAFIGREKTLQLYKEAIEKNYRFFSYGDAMLIL
- a CDS encoding NlpC/P60 family protein, which gives rise to MLISRRTLIVLFSLISLLLLTACKPSPHPKHPHYEIEKPKVKYPARKKSLEKMVKELKGSPYVWAEEGPNQFDCSGYTYYMYGSMGIDLPRTAREQAKVGKYIKPSELKYGDLIFFDTTKRRNGKITHVGMYLGDGWFTHASTTKNEVVYSNLRTSPYYKKRLRICRRYLPAEKHTTLAQASGQTTPWKAKAFKELKQRTDTRIAQKPTPRRPVINNSNQTGSFYVQVGSFSGKPKSALLYKITRLGYTYKLIQFPRNGKQISKLLIGPYKYKATALSILPKVKKEIEPGAFIAEIL
- the ruvX gene encoding Holliday junction resolvase RuvX, which produces MKLAAIDVGLKRIGTAICLDGRIVMPQNAILRKNRNQAAHDVVSFLEEWEIEKLVVGLPKGGSSSEEMERRIQHFVSLLELDIPVVYQDEQGSSFEAKEMTQGQFRHKKDGKIDSIAAKIILERHLSL
- a CDS encoding DNA-processing protein DprA — encoded protein: MSASVPFPIPELESMKKYPPELFYKGDLSLLKRPKVSIVGTRMPSNYTREYTYMLAKALTKRGVCIVSGAAMGVDGIAHEGAGFENTIAVVGNGLDIRYPVVHAKMIEAIESNGLMLSQFNDGFRATGWSFVVRNELVVALGDVLVVTEADLKSGSMRSVEFALKMGKEIFVLPHRLGESMGTNALLQEEKATAIMDIEAFASRFGRAVESEVEKDEFFYFCQSMPTFDQTVEKFGERVYEAELDGIISIENGVVRLS